The DNA window CCTCATTTTCGGAGGCCCAGCCGAGGTTGTCACCCATGTATTTCAGCACCTGCGGCTTGTTCCATCTTTTATAGTGAATTCCGGCATCGGCCACAATGCGCACCGCCCGGAACAACTGGGAGTTAATCTCGGCGATACGCGAATAAATATCCGGCAGCCAGCCCAGTTCCGCGGCCAAATCCTCCACATACATGGCCCACCCTTCGCCGAATCCGGACAGGAATGATTGATTCTTAAACATCCGATTCCATGTCAATTCCTGCTGCAATGCGATTTGATAATGATGTCCCGGAATGGTTTCGTGATAAGTGAGAGTTCGCATGGTCGGCTTGGGAAGAGGCTGCATCATGTTTATGAAAAAAGTTGCCTTTCTCCGGCTATCAAGAGAGGCGGGCTCATAGTAAGTCAACCCACCCTCCTCTTTATAGGCAGGTACAGCTTCAACGCCGACCCGGGCCTTGGGAATATAGCTGAAAGCTTGGGACAGTTTGGCAGAGGCATCATCAACCAGCGCTCGATAGTCGGCCAGAATCATCTGATTTTTTTCGGGACCATCGGAATAGAAGAATTTATCTTTCAGATCGGGACGGTTCCAGATCGCCCGATAATCGTTCATCAATTCGCCAAAAGCCTTATTTCCCTTTATTCCAATCGAGTCAAGGAGAATCTTCGCCATATCCTGCAGCCGCTTCACCTCGAGCACCCCCTGTTGAAAAACCTGATCGGGCGGAGTCGTTGCCGTAGTAAAACTTTTCAGGCAGTACTGATAGTATTTATCTCCATCGGGCAGTTTCCAGACACCGGCCAGACTGTCGGCTTTTGGAGATATGGCTCTAAGCGATTTCAGAAATTCATCATAGGCCGGATAAATCTTCTCCCAAATGGCCAACTCCGCCTGCCCGCAGAGGTCTCGGGCAACCGTCGCATCGAGACCCTCCACCGAATCCAGTTTATTCTTAAAATCCTGATATAAGATATTTTCCGCCGGAGCCGGTTTCATGAACTCTTCAATGCCGGCGATCGCCCGGTCGACAATATATACCGGAGGAATAATCCCTTTCTTTTCCTGCCGGTCAAGCCTTATCATCGCCTGTTTCAACTGCACCGAATGTTTTCCCAGACGTTCAAGGTAATCTTTGGCGTCTTGAAGAGAACTGATGGCATGATACCCCATCATCAGGTTTATGAAGCGGCCGGGAAAACCCCACAGGTGATCTATAAGATATCCGTTATCGACAAATTTCTCTCCCTCAAGTTGAGTGGTCAGCGACCAAACCAATATTTGCCAGTCGGTCTTCTGTGATTTGGTGATCTTGCTTGTATCAATCTCTTTCAACTGCCCCAGATATTTCCGCGCCAGGTCGAAATTAGCTTTCAGCCCTTCATCGGAAAGGTTGTCGAGACCGGAACGGTCATAATAATAACCTTCTTCCGGCGGCAGACCCAGCTGAGATGCTCCTTCCGGGCCGAGTTTCAGGCATTCCCTGAAATAGTTGTCAAAGAGCTCTTCGATTCGAGAGGAATCCTTTCCGGCACCGGACTGTGCCACGACCATACCGGTTGATGTCAGAATTAATAGAGTGATTAACA is part of the Candidatus Zixiibacteriota bacterium genome and encodes:
- a CDS encoding DUF885 domain-containing protein, whose product is MMRALLITLLILTSTGMVVAQSGAGKDSSRIEELFDNYFRECLKLGPEGASQLGLPPEEGYYYDRSGLDNLSDEGLKANFDLARKYLGQLKEIDTSKITKSQKTDWQILVWSLTTQLEGEKFVDNGYLIDHLWGFPGRFINLMMGYHAISSLQDAKDYLERLGKHSVQLKQAMIRLDRQEKKGIIPPVYIVDRAIAGIEEFMKPAPAENILYQDFKNKLDSVEGLDATVARDLCGQAELAIWEKIYPAYDEFLKSLRAISPKADSLAGVWKLPDGDKYYQYCLKSFTTATTPPDQVFQQGVLEVKRLQDMAKILLDSIGIKGNKAFGELMNDYRAIWNRPDLKDKFFYSDGPEKNQMILADYRALVDDASAKLSQAFSYIPKARVGVEAVPAYKEEGGLTYYEPASLDSRRKATFFINMMQPLPKPTMRTLTYHETIPGHHYQIALQQELTWNRMFKNQSFLSGFGEGWAMYVEDLAAELGWLPDIYSRIAEINSQLFRAVRIVADAGIHYKRWNKPQVLKYMGDNLGWASENEVDRYIVWPGQAPSYTIGKLKIMELREKAKRALGSKFNLRDFHMLVLENGSIPLALLEEMVDDYINRSK